ATCAGCCAGAAGAAGACCAGATTGATATAAGTGGGCGTCATCGTATCGCCAGCGCCATTGAAAGCCTGGACGGAGACCATCCACCAGCCGTAAACGATGAAGGAGATTGCCAGGATGCGCAACCATTCCGCGCCAACGGCAATGACCGCCGGGTCTTCGCTGAACAATGCGATGATCGAGCGATCCAGCGAATAGAAGAGAATGGAAATCACTAATAGAAACACTGTATTGCACAGACCAATGCGCCAGACGGCGGACTCGGCGCGATCGGCGCGGCCGGCGCCAAGGTTCTGGCCGACCAGCGTCGCTGCGGCATTGGACATTCCCCATGCCGGCATCAGACTGAACATCATTACGCGTAGCGTTATCGTCGCCCCGGCGACAGCCGCCACGCCGACGCTGGATAGAATGCGCATCAGGAAAATCCACGCCGTAGTTGCAATGATCATCTGCGCAATGCCGCCAAGCGAGGTGCGCAGCAGATTCCAGAAGGCTGCCGCGTCAAAACGCAGATGCCGCGCCGCCAGTCGCAGGTGTTTTCCACCGCGAAAAAGCAAAAGAAGCTGCAACAATACGGCGCTGCCTCGGCCAATGTTGGTAGCTACGGCGGCGCCCTCAATTCCCAGACGCGGAAAAGGGCCAATGCCAAAAATCAAAAGCGGATCAAACAGGATGTTCAGTGCGCTGGCTATGGCCAGGGACCACAGCGCCATCATTGGATCGCCGGCGCCGCGAAAGACGGCGTTGATGACAAACAGCAGCAGAATGACCGCATTGCCGCCAAGCATCCAGCGCGTATAGCGGTAGCCCTCGCTCAGCGCCCAGTCGTTGCCGCCCATCAGAGCCAGTAGATCGCGGGCAAAGAAAACTCCCAGAAAGCAAAAGGGGATAGAGATCAGCAATGCCAGCAGAATGGACTGCACGCCGGCTATGGCCGCATCTTCCGGCCGCTTTTCGCCAATGCGTCTGGCTACGATCGCAGTGGCCGACATGGCCAGTCCGATGCTGATGGCGTAGAGCACAAAAAGAAAGGTCTCGGTAAGTCCAACCGCGGCCTGGGCATCGGGTCCAATGCGCCCGACAAAATAAATGTCCACTAACGCAAAAGTCGCCTCCATCATCAATTCCAGGACCATCGGCGTGGCCAGCAGCAGAATGGCGCGACCGAGCGGGATGCTGGTGTAGTCGGCATCGCTGCCGCGCAGTGCATCGAGCAACTGTTGCCAGATGCTCCGGGCCCAGGAGCGGGATGGATCTGATTGAACTGCTTGCTGCATGATAGTTTTGCCCCGGGCTAAGATCGCCAGCCGCGACGAATCCGCCAAACTTTTCCGACGCAGCTTTTTGCGCGTTGCCAATTTTGCCGCCTGCCGCCGCCTGTCGCTGATGAAAGCAAGCCTGTTGATGCGGATTGCCGGCGGTCTGAGTCTATTTACCTGTCTTGGACATACGGCAGGAACCTTTATGCCCATTCCAGCGGAGCAGCCGGCGGTCGCCGCCGCCTTTCAATTGATGCAGGAAACCCTTGTGCCCATGCCCTTTGGTCGGCCGCAAAGCTACGCTGACATTTTTCTTGGCGTCAATCTTTGCCTTATGGTGCAACTGCTGACTTACGGGCTCATGCTTTTTGTTCTGTCAAGTCGACTGACACAGGACAGAACTGCGAGATTGATTGCAATGTTCATCGCTCTGGCCCTGACCGCCACGGCCGCAATCAGCGCACGCTATTTCTTTCCGTTGCCTGCGTTCTGTACTGCGCTGGCGGCAATAGCAGTAGCCCTGGCGTTGGCTGTCTCGCGCCGCAGTCTCGCAATGGAGCATTCCTGATAGGCTGTTCTCCGTCAACGCATCAGGGGGCCACAGCGCTGAAGATGTCGTTGGCCACATTTGCGTCCCCACTGAAAAGGTTTGTTGCAGCAGACTCAAAGGCGACCTGAATGCAGCGCGCACTCAAGTCTGGCAGGCTGCTCAGGCCGTTTGCCACGGCGCCGCCGGGCGCAAGCGACACGACACTGGTCACGGAGGAGGAAATATTGTGCACAAATATATCGCCCACGCCATTGGTGTCGCCTGCAAAGAGGTTTGCGGCGTTGGAGCGAAAGGCAACTAAGTTGCCGTCAAAGCCGATAGAACCATCTTGTGATCCGCCGGCAGCTTCAATGCCGCCGGCGCCTACCGACACTCGAATCGTTTCATTGGCGATCAAGTCGCGACGAAATACATCGCTTGCTGCATTCGTATCGGTTGAAACCAGGCCTGCATCTAGACTGCTGAAAAGCGCATAGCGTCCACTGCCGCTAACGTCCTCTAGCGTCGATAATTGCGTCGTCTGGCTGCCATCGAATCGCAGTGAGGCGCGGATTGTCTGCCCGGTGAGGCGATAGTATACGAAAACATCCTGCTGGCCATTGGTGTCGCCGCTTACCAGATTGGTGGCTGAGGATTCATAGGCGATGACTGACGCATCAGCGTTGATCTCTGGATTGAAACTTCCTCCATTGCTTTCGACTCCGCCTGGTCCCAGCGATATTCGCACGGTCGTTCCCAGCAGCCGGTCGCGCAGGAAAACATCCGACTGAGCGTTCGTATCCCCGGCGACAAGATTCGAGGCCATCGACGAGAAGGTTACAAAGCGTCCGTCGGCGCTGATTCGCGCGCCGCCACTGAAGCCGCCAACTGCTTCGGCGCCTCCGGTGGCAACGGAGAGCCGCTCTACGGCGCCAGTGTTCCGATCGTAGAGGAATGCGTCATTTTGTCCGTTGGTATCGCCGATTACCAGCGTGGTTGCGAGGGAGGTGAAGGTAACAAAGCGACCTGTAAAGCTGAGCCAGGGCGCTGTGCTAACGCTGTCCCCCTGAACGCCGCCGGGGCCGCGCGAAATGAGCGCCGTGGAACCGGTGCTACGATCGCGCAGAAAGATATCTACCTGTCCGTTAGCATCGCCAGCAACCAGATCAGAGGCTTGCGATTGGAAAGTCAGCCAGCGACCCTCGGCATCCAGACTGACTGCTGCGCTGGCTGCGTTGCCAACGCCGCCTCCGGATGCGGCAGATTCAAGACCGCTGGCATAGTTCCCACAAATGTTGGCATAGAGCAACAGCGCTCCTGGCGAGCAAAGGGCGTCGCCCGGATGGCAGGTAGTGTCAAAGCACCGGCTGCCAACCAAACTGCTTAGAATGGCTAAAGTGAAATAAGTCGCTCCTCGAGTTGCACACACAGCAGACCCCCGCTTTGACAACTGTGCGGCGGTCGATTTTTTCAATCTCAGCAGAAAAAATCAGCCCTCTTTTCGGGGCCGCTCTTGCACAACTTCTCAGCTGGAGCGCGCTGCATGGCGGCCGGCATTGCGGCCGCTGAAGATACAGCCGCCCAGGAAGGTGCCCTCCAGCGCGTTGTAACCGTGGTAGCCGCCGCCGCCAAAGCCGGCCACCTCGCCGGCCGCGTAAAGACCGGCGATCGGCTGGCCCGCTGCATCGAGCACCTGTGAATCAAGATTGGTGTGCAGACCGCCCAGGGTCTTGCGCGTTACAATATGCAGGCGCACCGCAATCAAGGGTCCCTTGCTGGGGTCCAGAATTCGGTGCGGCTTGGCGGCGCGGATCAGACGATCTCCGCGGTACTGACGCATCTGACGGATGGCCATGATTTGTGCATCTTTGCAGAAGAGATTGTCGAGCTCGCGGTCGCGGGCGACAATCTGGGCGCGCAACTTCTCGTGATCGATCAGGTTCTCTCCGCTCAACGCGTTCATGCCCTGCACCAGTTCGCCAAGGTCGTTCTTCACAATAAAGTCGACCCCGTGCTCTTTGAAGGCTTCCACCGGTCCCGGCGCCCGACCGCGAGCCCCCAGACGGCTTCGAATGACCTGCATCCAGCTGGCCGAGGCCAGATCCGGATTCTGTTCCGAACCGGAAAGCGCGAACTCTCTGGAGATGATGGCTTGAGTCAGTACAAACCAGGAGTAGTCGTATCCCGTGGAAAGTATCTGGCGCAGCGTTCCCAGCGTATCAAAGCCCGGCAGATAGGGCGGCGGCAGTCGCTGCCCGAGAGCGTCGAACCACATGGACGAGGGGCCGGGAAGGATGCGGATGCCGTGGTTGGGCCAGATCGAATTCCAGTTCTTGATTCCTTCTGTATAGTGCCACATACGATCTTCATTGATCGTGGCGGCGCCGGCCGAACGCGAGATGGCCACCATTCGGCCGTCCACATGATGCGGAACGCCGGAGATCATCGATTTGGGGGCCGGCCCCAGGCGATCTACAGGCCAGTTCTTACGCACCAGCTCGTGATTCCCGCCGATGCCGCCGGAAGTGACAATAACCGTTGATGCTTGAAATTCAAACTGACCGATGACCGTGCGGCTCGATTGCTCGCCCCGATTTACTTTAGATTCCTCCAGCACTTCGCCGGATACGCCGCTGATGCGCCCGTTGTTGCGAAGGATCTGGCTGACCTGATGGCGGCAGCGCAGCTGGATCAGGCCGCGGGCGACGTGTTCGCGCACCCGTCGCTCGAAGGGCGCCACCACGCCAGGACCAATGCCCCAAGTGACATGAAAGCGCGGCACGGAATTGCCATGGCCATCGGCCAGCGCGCCGCCGCGCTCCGCCCAGCCGACCACCGGAAACCAGCGCATGCCCATCTTATGAAGCCACGGGCGCATTTCGCCGGCGGCAAAATCGACAAAGGCCTCCGCCACCGTGCGCGGCCAATGGTCCTCTGCTCGATCGAACTGCGCCGAGCCCAGCCAGTCCTGCAGCGCCAGTTCGCGGCTATCGCGAATGCCCATCCGCCGTTGCTCGGGACTGTCCACCAGGAACAGTCCGCCCAGCGACCAGAAGGCCTGTCCGCCCAGCGAGTTCTCGCCTTCCTGTTCAACGATGATGACCTTCTTGCCGGCGTCGCCCAGTTCGGCCGCCGCAGCCAGGCCGGCCAGACCCCCGCCAACGATGATCGCATCCGCTTGTTCCGCCATGACTGAAGCCAGGGCGCTCTCTTCAGGAAGTCAAGCCTTTGGAACGAGCTTTGCGACTGGAAAACGACGCAGGCTTTGGCGCCGGCGAAGACTGATTAGCGCAGGAGCAGGTCGCGCAGCAGTGATTTTTCACGCGCATCAAAGTAGTCGGCGTATTCGGCCATAATCTGCTCGGCCAGTTCCTTGCTCAGAAAGTCAATGCTGCGTGTGAAAGGCCGGCGGCGATAGGGCTCGTACCACTGGAAGACAAAGCCGCCATCGAGCGACCAGATGGCTGCGCCCATGCCTGTGCGCTCATCTACCGTGGAGTTCGTGCGACGACCATAGATTGCTTCGATCTTGCCGTTGATCAAGGAGGCTTCGATGAAGGGCAGTATTACTTTAACATGGAAGAGAATCGCCTCTTCCTCGTCCCACTGTTCCATGCTCAGCTGGTGATCGGCAATGCGCTTCACCTCGTAAGGCGTCTTGTAGAAGCTGTAGCGGTATTCGATGTCATTGCGTCGCACCAGAATGTAATCGTTGCGCACTTCGTTCAGGATTTCGACGCGCTCCACAGCGTTTTGCGCCGTGGCCAGGGCGCGCAGGCGTGCTTTCACTTCGGAAAAGGTGCTGCGCCAGGGCGTTTCGGCAAAACCGCGCAGCGTGGTTTGCGCCGGCTGCATGGGCGTTGGCTGATTGGCCCCGGCCTGGGCCAGCAAAACGGAGCTGGCGTCGATACTTTGCGTACCGGCTTCGCCAAAGAACTGCTGGTCGTCGCCGCCCATGGCCGCGGCAGCGGGATCGCCGGCCATGGCCTGTTCATCGGACGCCGGGCCTTCATCCATGGATTGCGCGCTCAGACCGGCGACGAATACCAGAAGCGTTGCCAGAAGGCTGCGACGAAAGTACATGCTATACATGTCGGTCCTCTTCGATGAGGGGATTAGAGTCCTTTACCGACTCCTGGCCGGCCGATGTCCCGCCGGCAGCGGCTTCATTCAATAGTCTCCGTCTTCCTGCTCGTAATCTCCGCCGCTGGCGGCCTGTCGTAGCCGGTAGAGGGCGTAACCGATACAGACTATGGCGTTGGCGGCGCTGAAAAGAAAGCTCATTTCGTGGTACACACCCCACATCGTCAGCGACATTGCCGCCAGACAGCAGCAAATGCCAAAGAAGAAGGGCGTCTCCGATTCGAGCAGTCTGGCCAGCAATCCGTCGGGGCCGCCGCGATCGATGGCAAAGTCGCGCAGCGAGGGCCAGATAGCGTGCAACACGCCAACGAAGAGAAAGGACTGAAAGAAGTAGTTGGGGACCTGGTTTTCGCCGTGGTCGGGGACCAGCGCCACCTGGTCCGGGGATAGCAGACCGCCCAGCAGGGTCAGGGTCCACCCGCCGCCGACGCCAGCCGCCAGCGCCAGGTAATTCAGGCCGGCCTCGCCGCGCACGGTGAGGATCTCAAATTCACGGCGCAATATTGCAGTGAAATCAAGCAGCTCGTCGCGTTCGTAGCTGTCCTTTTGCTGGAAGAGCCGCAGCCAGTAATCCAGAAAAAAAGCAACGCCGCCGCACACGGAGAAAAGAACAATCCAGACAATGGCCTGAACAATTTCCATAAGCCTACTCCAGGTCAGTCCTGATTCTGCGTCGAGCTTGCGCCATCAGCCAGGCGCCCTGTCGTCCAGAGCCTTGTAACGCCCTTCTCGGACAACAAGGATTCAAAGGGATCGACCTGTCCGACGGCCGGAAATCGATCGAAAATCTCAATCTCATCAAGCTGCACCTGGCGCCCGGCGCCCTCATAGCTGGTGCAGAAGCGCAACCCATGCACCGTTCGCCACTGGCTGAGCCGAAATTCCATGCCCGGCGCACGAATGGCGCTGACCCACATTTGCCAGCGCTGCGGCAAACCCTTCTCGTCGGTGACAATCAAGTACGAATCTCCCGGAGTAACGCCGCCGCTGGGGTAGTGAATTGCCAGCGCGCGTTGGCCGATGAACTCACGCTGCGCCCCCGGAGCGCGCAATTGCGTAAAAGGCAGCAGCCAGAAATAATCGTTGGTGAAGGCGCGGTAGGCGGCGCGAACAGCAGTTCGTATGTCCTCAGTATTTTCCAGCCGGCGTCCGGCGCGCCAGGCGCGGCCGTGCAGATCGCGCAGGGAAAACTGGACGCGCATTGGCTGCTCGGCATCCTGGTAGCGGACCTCGGCCAGTCGGCGATGCAGATCATAAAGGTGGCGACGATCCGCCGGTCCGAAATGAAAGCGCAATGCCGCCACGCTCGACAAATGGTCGGCGCCGGTTGCAATTTCAATGGAACGCGCCAGCGCTTCGGCGCGCTGATCAGCAGCGCCGCGAGGCCGGGGCTGTTGCAATCGAAGATAGATTACGCCAAAGACAATGGCCAGTGCCAGCAGCGCCAGCGCCAGCAGCGTAAGCAGCAGTCGATGCGACTTCATCGAGCCTGCTCCCGCGCAGCGCGCTCTTCCATGCGCATGTATTCGCGCCAGACAAGGCGCAACGAATCCAGCGCGTCCTGGACGTTCAAGGCGACGGCAGGACCATTCTCCGGTTGCAAGAGCAACAGATTCTTGCGCGGGCCTTCGACGACCTGAATACCCGGCAGAAAATTGATGGCCCGCAACAGCAGCGAGCGCGCCGTCTCGGGGCTCAATTCGTCATCAATGGTTGATAGCTCATGGCGCAGGGCATGAAACAGCGTGAGGGCCAGGGCCCGGTCTTGGCGGGGATCCTTCACGCTTGAAACATCGCAGCGCTGCCGCCGTCAGGGACGGATGCAGCGGACGTAGCGCGGCGTATCCTTTTCGGCAGCCAGTTGATCGCCGAAGGTGTTTTCGGCAAAGCTGATCGACCACGCCGAAGTGCCGTCGGTGTCGGTGGTATTGGCGCTGCCCGTCCAGAAGTACTTATCGTCAGGCGTCTGCGGAAAGGTATAGAGCAGTGCGCTGCGCGAGGAAAAGGCCGCCAGCGAGGCCAGTTCGCCCTGGGTTGGCAGCCGCCAGTCGCTCTGTCCGGCAAACACCAGATTGGAGCAGCTATCGTAAGCAGGACCGGAATTGGCCACGCCTTCGTTGGTAGTGCAGTAGGACGCGCCGCCGGTGATGACAGTACAGAAGGCCAAACTGGTTGCGCCATAGACCGTTCCCGATCCTGTGCCGGCGCAATTGTTCAGGGCTGCATTCCAGGCCTGGCCCTGGGTACACTTCATCCAGCTGAAGGTTCCTGTGCCAATCACCTGGTTCACAGTGCCATTGTAGTTATCGGTGACGCCGCTGGAGGATAGCAAGAGACCCAGCCAGTCCTCGTCCTCTTCGGACTTACAGGAGGCCGCGGCCGCCACAACCAGGACCAAGGCCGCCGCCAGAGTCGCCATGCGCTTCAGGCTCATGTTCCAAGTATCGACGTTGCTGTAAAATCGGGCAAGCATTGCTTCCAGACCAGGCCGCCAGATGGGGGCCCTCTCAATTAGACGACGCCTCAGGGCCGCCCGGCTTTCCGTTTTTTCAGGGCCTCGCGCAGCTTTTCGAAGCTATCGCCGGCGTGGTAGGAACTGCGCACCAGGGGTCCGGCCTCGACATGCAGAAAGCCCTGCTGCAGCGCATGGTCGCGGAGAGCCGCAAAGCGCTCCAGCGGCGCATATTCCAGCAAGGGGGCGTGATCACGGCTGGGCTGTAGATACTGGCCAATGGTAAGCATGGTCGTCCCTGCCGCCGCCAGATCCTCGATCACTGTGCGAACCTGCGGCTCTGTTTCGCCCAGGCCCAGAATGATGCCGCTTTTGGTCAGAAAGCCGCGTTCGGCGCTGAGCTGTAAGGTGCGCAAGGAATGCTCGTAATTGGACTGCGGGCAGATGCTGCGGTAGAGCTCGGGGACCGTTTCCACATTGTGATTCACGATGTCCGGGGCTGCCAGCCAGATCCGCTCCAGATTTTCCAGCCGCGCGCGAAAATCGGGGATCAGCGTTTCTACAATGAGCCCGGGGTTGAGCCTGCGCACGGCGGCAATCACTGCGGCAAAGTGCGCGCTCCCACAATCCGGCAGATCGTCGCGATCGACGGACGTTATCACAACGTGGCGCAGTCCCAGCCGCGCCACGGTCTGGGCCAGGCGCTCTGGCTCATCAGCCTCAAGCGGCAGCGGCTTTCCGGTGGCAATATCGCAAAAGCCACAGCGTCGAGTGCAACGCTCGCCCATGATCATGAAAGTGGCGGAGCCCTGCGCCCAGCAATGGCCGAGATTGGGGCAGGAGGCTTCCTGGCAGACAGTACTCAGCCGGGCGCCATCCACAATTTGTTTCAATTGTGTTGCCGGATCGACTTCGCCCACGGCCATGCGCAGCCGCACCTTCATCCAGGCCGGCGGCGCCGGCGGCGTTGATTGCGCGTACTTCACGACCAGAAAGCTCGGGCGCCGCAGAACCTGCTTCAAGCCTTTTTTGCGCCGCGTCATGACGATCCGCCCTGGCCCCGTCGGCTCCCGGATTTGCGGAAATTACTTTGCCGCCCCGCAAGGCGAAGCCAGCTTGCCAGCGCTTTCCTGAAGCAAAGCATTGGAGCAAAGCGGCATGGCGCAGCAGGCGGAGACACTTCCTCTATCAAAACAACTCAGCTACGCCATCGGGCAGCTTGGCTGGAGCACGCTGGTCAATATCATTGGCTTCTGGCAGGTGAAGTTTTACATACCAACAGAAGAAGACAACATGCCGTCGTTGATCACGCGCATCACATTCCTGGCGGTGCTCAATGCAATTGCCATCATCGCCGCGGCCTCGCGACTGTGGGATGCAATCACCGATCCCTTGATTGCCAGCCTCAGCGATCGCAGCAAGAATCCGCGCGGGCGTCGGATCCCCTTCATGAAAATTGCAGCTTTGCCGGCGGCCGTCTTTCTGACGCTATCATTCATGCCGCCCGATCGACAGCCGACCATCGCCAACATCGTCTGGCTCTGTATGATGCTGCTGGGCTTTTTTCTCTTTCTGACAATCTATGTAACGCCCTACTTTGCGCTGATTGCCGAATTCGGTCATACGCCTGCCGAACGTTTGAAGCTTTCGACCTGGATTTCCGTTACCTACGCACTGGGCATCATCGTCGCCTCACAGGCTGCTTCCATCTGGAATCCCATGATTGAAGGCGGTATGGATCCGCTGCAGGCCCGGCAGATCGCCATCGGCCTCCTGGCCGCCATCGCCGCAGCGCTGATGTTTGTTCCAGTCCTGACCATTGATGAGCGGCGCTACAGCAAGGCCGAGCCCTCCAGTTCGGCCCTGCTGCCGGCGCTCGTACGCACCTTCAAGAATCGCAACTTCTTGCACTACACCGCAGCCGACTTCGCCTACTTCATGGGCTTGACGATCATCATGACTGGCCTGGCATACTACCTGCCGGTGATGCTTGGCATGTCCGAAGCAAATGTCGGCCTGCTGATGACGGTCATGATCGCCATTTCCTTTGCATTCTATGCCCTGGTCTATTTTCTGGCCGGTCGCTTTGGCAAGCGCCCGCTGGTTTTGATTTCATTTCTGTGGTTTGCCGCCGTGTTTGCCTTTATCTACAACCTGGGTCGCTTGCCGGCGTCGCCCGAAGCGCAGGCCTACGCCCTGGTCGTTCTGGCGGCGCTGCCCATCGCCTTTCTGGGCGTGTTGCCCAACGCCATTCTGGCCGATATTGCCGAACACAGCGCGCTCAAGGAGGGCGTACGCCAGGAGGGTATGTTCTATGCCGCGCGCACTTTCATGCAGAAGATGGGCCAGACCCTCGGCATCTTTGTCTTTGCCATCCTGACGCAATTCGGCATTGATCGTGGAAATGATCTGGGGCTGCGTTACAGCGGCCTGGCCGGAGTCGCACTTTGTGCGTTGGCCTTTGCCTTGTTTTTTGGCATGAACGAAAAGAAGCTGCTGGCGGAAACTGCAGAGTTGCAGAAGCCAGAATCTTGAGCCAGGATTTTCAGCCACGTGACTCGACTTGCAATTTACCCCGGCTCTTTTGATCCGATTACCAACGGCCATGTCGACATTATCAGCCGCGCCAGTCGCATCTTCGACCGCCTGCTGGTCGCCGTAGCCGCCAATTCCTCGAAGAGCGGCCTGTTCACCTACCAGGAGCGCGTCGAGTTGATTCGCAGCGTGGTCGGCAACATCGCCAATGTCGAGGCTGTTACCTTTGAGGGACTGCTGGTGGACTTTGCGCGCCAGTCCGGGGCCACTGCCATTGTGCGCGGCATCCGAGCCGTAACCGACTTTGACTACGAATACGCGATGTTTCAGATGAATCAGGAGGTCTTCCCCGCGGCGGAGACCGTCTTTCTGCTGGCATCCGGCGAATTCTCCTATCTCTCCAGCACCATCGTGAAGGAGTTCGCACGTTACGGCCGCTCGGTTGAGAACTTCTGCCCGCCAAGCGTAAGCGCCGCGCTACTCAAAAAGTTTGGCCACGGCGAGGCGCAGATCTGAGGTGGAGGCTTCCCGACGCCAGCTTGACACCGCCCTGGAAACGCCGGCGCCGGAGTACATTGTCTTTCGCCATGCCCTGGCCGGACCGGCGACGCGATTTGTCGCAGCGCTCATCGATCAATTTGTTCTGACTGGCGGGCTGCTGCTGATCATTCTGGGACTGCTGGTCATTTTTGGCATCAGCGGTCTGGCCGCCTTCGAAAGCGGCTCTGCATTGCTGATCTTTTTGATCCTGATGGCGCTCTTCGCCTTCAACTGGTTCTACTTCGTGCTGATGGA
The sequence above is drawn from the Leptospirales bacterium genome and encodes:
- a CDS encoding MATE family efflux transporter → MQQAVQSDPSRSWARSIWQQLLDALRGSDADYTSIPLGRAILLLATPMVLELMMEATFALVDIYFVGRIGPDAQAAVGLTETFLFVLYAISIGLAMSATAIVARRIGEKRPEDAAIAGVQSILLALLISIPFCFLGVFFARDLLALMGGNDWALSEGYRYTRWMLGGNAVILLLFVINAVFRGAGDPMMALWSLAIASALNILFDPLLIFGIGPFPRLGIEGAAVATNIGRGSAVLLQLLLLFRGGKHLRLAARHLRFDAAAFWNLLRTSLGGIAQMIIATTAWIFLMRILSSVGVAAVAGATITLRVMMFSLMPAWGMSNAAATLVGQNLGAGRADRAESAVWRIGLCNTVFLLVISILFYSLDRSIIALFSEDPAVIAVGAEWLRILAISFIVYGWWMVSVQAFNGAGDTMTPTYINLVFFWL
- a CDS encoding FAD-binding dehydrogenase, yielding MAEQADAIIVGGGLAGLAAAAELGDAGKKVIIVEQEGENSLGGQAFWSLGGLFLVDSPEQRRMGIRDSRELALQDWLGSAQFDRAEDHWPRTVAEAFVDFAAGEMRPWLHKMGMRWFPVVGWAERGGALADGHGNSVPRFHVTWGIGPGVVAPFERRVREHVARGLIQLRCRHQVSQILRNNGRISGVSGEVLEESKVNRGEQSSRTVIGQFEFQASTVIVTSGGIGGNHELVRKNWPVDRLGPAPKSMISGVPHHVDGRMVAISRSAGAATINEDRMWHYTEGIKNWNSIWPNHGIRILPGPSSMWFDALGQRLPPPYLPGFDTLGTLRQILSTGYDYSWFVLTQAIISREFALSGSEQNPDLASASWMQVIRSRLGARGRAPGPVEAFKEHGVDFIVKNDLGELVQGMNALSGENLIDHEKLRAQIVARDRELDNLFCKDAQIMAIRQMRQYRGDRLIRAAKPHRILDPSKGPLIAVRLHIVTRKTLGGLHTNLDSQVLDAAGQPIAGLYAAGEVAGFGGGGYHGYNALEGTFLGGCIFSGRNAGRHAARSS
- a CDS encoding DUF1566 domain-containing protein, with translation MLARFYSNVDTWNMSLKRMATLAAALVLVVAAAASCKSEEDEDWLGLLLSSSGVTDNYNGTVNQVIGTGTFSWMKCTQGQAWNAALNNCAGTGSGTVYGATSLAFCTVITGGASYCTTNEGVANSGPAYDSCSNLVFAGQSDWRLPTQGELASLAAFSSRSALLYTFPQTPDDKYFWTGSANTTDTDGTSAWSISFAENTFGDQLAAEKDTPRYVRCIRP
- the lipA gene encoding lipoyl synthase, whose translation is MKYAQSTPPAPPAWMKVRLRMAVGEVDPATQLKQIVDGARLSTVCQEASCPNLGHCWAQGSATFMIMGERCTRRCGFCDIATGKPLPLEADEPERLAQTVARLGLRHVVITSVDRDDLPDCGSAHFAAVIAAVRRLNPGLIVETLIPDFRARLENLERIWLAAPDIVNHNVETVPELYRSICPQSNYEHSLRTLQLSAERGFLTKSGIILGLGETEPQVRTVIEDLAAAGTTMLTIGQYLQPSRDHAPLLEYAPLERFAALRDHALQQGFLHVEAGPLVRSSYHAGDSFEKLREALKKRKAGRP
- a CDS encoding MFS transporter; its protein translation is MAQQAETLPLSKQLSYAIGQLGWSTLVNIIGFWQVKFYIPTEEDNMPSLITRITFLAVLNAIAIIAAASRLWDAITDPLIASLSDRSKNPRGRRIPFMKIAALPAAVFLTLSFMPPDRQPTIANIVWLCMMLLGFFLFLTIYVTPYFALIAEFGHTPAERLKLSTWISVTYALGIIVASQAASIWNPMIEGGMDPLQARQIAIGLLAAIAAALMFVPVLTIDERRYSKAEPSSSALLPALVRTFKNRNFLHYTAADFAYFMGLTIIMTGLAYYLPVMLGMSEANVGLLMTVMIAISFAFYALVYFLAGRFGKRPLVLISFLWFAAVFAFIYNLGRLPASPEAQAYALVVLAALPIAFLGVLPNAILADIAEHSALKEGVRQEGMFYAARTFMQKMGQTLGIFVFAILTQFGIDRGNDLGLRYSGLAGVALCALAFALFFGMNEKKLLAETAELQKPES
- the coaD gene encoding pantetheine-phosphate adenylyltransferase, whose protein sequence is MTRLAIYPGSFDPITNGHVDIISRASRIFDRLLVAVAANSSKSGLFTYQERVELIRSVVGNIANVEAVTFEGLLVDFARQSGATAIVRGIRAVTDFDYEYAMFQMNQEVFPAAETVFLLASGEFSYLSSTIVKEFARYGRSVENFCPPSVSAALLKKFGHGEAQI